The following proteins come from a genomic window of Novosphingobium aromaticivorans DSM 12444:
- a CDS encoding sensor histidine kinase, with protein MAALPFRPTPFFGNKNRAFWRLQFLGWGGAMLLRAMSSIANAQPWSFLVIVVIATITGFSISLLLSVIYRAVINRRPIVTWGVTALVLSAAVGLYAFIDSWVISLYRQGGDASFAQLFLGVFYLDLTLLISWTGLYYAINFFLQVEEQNDQLMRLEAQATSAQLAMLRYQLNPHFLFNTLNSISTLVLLKQTEPANAMLSRLSSFLRYTLVNEPTARVTVAQEIETLKLYLDIELMRFEERLRTEFRIDDAVRNALMPSLLLQPLVENAIKYAVSPMEYGAEITIEAQLVGPMLRVTVSDTGPGLPPGTDPSTVFGVSTDSTGIGLANIRDRLAQAYGENQRFDISNRPEGGFQVVLELPFEARPAPPVATPARIPAGATA; from the coding sequence ATGGCCGCGCTGCCGTTCAGACCGACGCCGTTCTTCGGCAACAAGAACCGCGCCTTCTGGCGCCTGCAGTTCCTTGGCTGGGGCGGCGCAATGCTGCTGCGCGCGATGTCCTCCATCGCCAATGCCCAGCCCTGGTCCTTCCTGGTCATCGTGGTAATCGCGACGATCACCGGCTTCTCGATCTCGCTGCTGCTGTCGGTGATCTACCGCGCGGTCATCAACCGGCGCCCTATCGTGACCTGGGGCGTGACGGCACTGGTGCTCTCGGCGGCGGTCGGGCTCTACGCCTTCATCGATTCCTGGGTCATCAGCCTCTACCGTCAGGGCGGCGATGCCAGCTTCGCGCAGCTCTTCCTCGGCGTCTTCTACCTTGACCTGACGCTGCTGATCTCGTGGACGGGGCTTTACTACGCGATCAACTTCTTCCTCCAGGTGGAGGAGCAGAACGACCAGCTCATGCGGCTGGAAGCCCAGGCGACGAGCGCGCAGCTTGCCATGCTGCGCTACCAGCTCAACCCGCATTTCCTGTTCAACACGCTGAACTCGATCTCGACCCTCGTGCTGCTCAAGCAGACAGAGCCGGCCAATGCCATGCTTTCGCGGCTGTCCTCGTTCCTGCGCTACACGCTGGTCAACGAGCCGACCGCGCGGGTGACCGTGGCGCAGGAAATCGAGACGCTGAAGCTCTACCTCGACATCGAGCTGATGCGGTTCGAGGAGCGGCTGCGGACCGAATTCCGCATCGACGACGCGGTGCGCAATGCGCTGATGCCTTCGCTGCTGCTCCAGCCACTGGTCGAGAACGCGATCAAGTATGCGGTCAGCCCGATGGAATATGGCGCCGAAATCACCATCGAGGCGCAACTCGTCGGCCCCATGCTGCGGGTTACCGTGTCCGACACCGGGCCGGGGTTGCCACCGGGAACGGACCCTTCGACAGTCTTCGGCGTGAGCACCGACTCTACCGGCATAGGCCTTGCCAACATCCGCGATCGTCTGGCCCAGGCTTATGGCGAAAACCAGCGCTTCGACATCTCCAACCGGCCGGAAGGGGGCTTCCAGGTCGTGCTCGAACTACCGTTCGAAGCGCGTCCCGCCCCTCCGGTCGCAACGCCTGCCCGCATACCGGCAGGAGCAACTGCATGA
- a CDS encoding DsbA family protein translates to MADSQPRRLGAFALIAVLIALVGAVAGWWYESRRTDGESGEDAQLEASLAGAGIDGKERAAIEGLVRSYILDHPEILPEAMERLQQREAGARIAPMRGALETPFPGAVLGNPAGKVTLVEFTDYACTYCRQSVKALDALIAKNPDLRVVVRELPIIAPESAPAARMALAAAAQGKYPAYHKAMFEGPRPSDASIAAAAGAAGLDLAAARAFGARNDVEEELKRNLEMARQLGINGTPAWVVGGRLIHGAVPEADLQAAIDDARKG, encoded by the coding sequence ATGGCAGACTCCCAACCGCGCCGCCTTGGCGCCTTCGCCCTCATCGCCGTTCTCATCGCGCTTGTCGGCGCGGTGGCGGGCTGGTGGTACGAAAGCCGGCGCACCGACGGTGAAAGCGGCGAGGATGCGCAGCTCGAAGCCTCGCTCGCGGGGGCCGGGATCGACGGCAAGGAGCGCGCGGCCATAGAAGGCCTGGTGCGCAGCTACATCCTCGACCATCCCGAAATCCTGCCCGAAGCGATGGAACGCCTCCAGCAGCGCGAGGCCGGAGCCCGCATCGCACCGATGCGCGGCGCTCTGGAGACTCCCTTCCCCGGCGCGGTTCTGGGCAATCCGGCGGGCAAGGTCACGCTGGTCGAGTTCACCGACTATGCCTGCACCTATTGCCGGCAGAGCGTGAAGGCGCTCGACGCGCTGATCGCGAAGAACCCGGACCTGCGCGTGGTCGTGCGCGAACTGCCGATCATCGCGCCCGAAAGTGCGCCCGCCGCACGCATGGCGCTGGCCGCCGCCGCGCAGGGCAAGTACCCCGCATACCACAAGGCCATGTTCGAAGGCCCGCGCCCGTCGGACGCCAGCATCGCCGCCGCCGCAGGCGCCGCAGGGCTGGATCTTGCCGCCGCCAGGGCGTTCGGCGCGCGCAACGACGTGGAAGAGGAACTGAAGCGCAATCTCGAAATGGCGCGGCAGCTTGGCATCAACGGCACCCCGGCGTGGGTCGTGGGCGGGCGGCTGATCCACGGCGCCGTGCCCGAAGCGGACCTCCAGGCCGCAATCGACGACGCGCGCAAGGGATAA
- a CDS encoding M48 family metalloprotease: MKRSARFPSIILARLLAALAALALCVEPAAAQSVLRDAETEALFRDASAPIFKAAGFNPNAVDLVLLNDGSINAFVAGGQAIYIHSGLIGAADNVNELQGVIAHELGHITGGHIIRYDEGLKPATGITVLSLLLGGLAAAAGSPDAAMGVFMAGQQAALGKFLAFSRAQESSADAAGAQFLAKAGISGRGSIEFFKKLQNQEFRYGYSPRRNPDAEFYSTHPMTADRLTTLQDTYEKDPAWNSPPPAELQARFLRVKAKLYGYLAEPQDTLRAYPEYLTDVPARYARAYAFHKEAFVDKALDETKALIAKDPKNPYFLELEGQILLESGRPAEAIPPLREATALTGNEPLIATTFGHALIATEDKDNFAEAEKVLKTAVARDKDNPFTWYQLGVVYEAKGDIPRARLASAEQQLMNMQLGDAVRSAEAAEAALPKGTPDWLRAQDIAMSARAMLERQKKSR, from the coding sequence GTGAAGCGCAGCGCCCGATTCCCCAGCATCATCCTTGCCCGCCTGCTGGCGGCTCTTGCCGCGCTTGCGCTGTGCGTGGAACCGGCCGCGGCGCAATCGGTGCTGCGCGATGCCGAGACCGAGGCATTGTTCCGCGATGCTTCCGCGCCGATCTTCAAGGCGGCGGGGTTCAATCCCAATGCGGTGGACCTGGTCCTGCTCAACGACGGGTCGATCAACGCCTTCGTCGCGGGCGGGCAGGCGATCTACATCCATTCGGGCCTGATCGGCGCGGCCGACAACGTCAACGAATTGCAGGGCGTGATCGCGCACGAGCTGGGCCACATCACCGGCGGCCACATCATCCGCTATGACGAAGGGCTGAAGCCCGCGACCGGCATCACCGTGCTGAGCCTCCTGCTGGGCGGACTGGCGGCGGCGGCGGGATCGCCCGACGCCGCGATGGGCGTTTTCATGGCCGGGCAGCAGGCCGCGCTGGGCAAGTTCCTGGCTTTCAGTCGCGCGCAGGAAAGCTCTGCCGACGCGGCGGGCGCGCAGTTCCTGGCGAAGGCGGGGATTTCCGGGCGTGGCTCGATCGAGTTCTTCAAGAAGCTCCAGAACCAGGAGTTCCGCTACGGCTACAGCCCGCGCCGCAACCCTGACGCGGAATTCTACAGCACCCACCCGATGACCGCGGACCGCCTGACCACGCTGCAGGACACCTACGAGAAGGACCCGGCCTGGAACAGCCCGCCTCCCGCGGAACTGCAGGCGCGCTTCCTGCGGGTGAAGGCCAAGCTCTATGGTTATCTCGCCGAGCCGCAGGACACCCTGCGCGCCTATCCCGAATACCTGACCGACGTCCCCGCGCGCTATGCCCGGGCCTATGCCTTCCACAAGGAAGCGTTCGTCGACAAGGCGCTGGACGAGACGAAGGCGCTGATCGCCAAGGACCCGAAGAACCCCTATTTCCTCGAGCTGGAAGGGCAGATCCTGCTCGAATCCGGCCGCCCGGCCGAAGCGATCCCGCCGCTGCGCGAGGCGACGGCGCTGACCGGCAACGAGCCGCTGATCGCCACGACCTTCGGCCATGCGCTGATCGCGACCGAGGACAAGGACAACTTCGCCGAGGCCGAAAAGGTGCTCAAGACGGCGGTCGCGCGCGACAAGGACAACCCCTTCACCTGGTACCAGCTCGGCGTGGTCTACGAGGCCAAGGGCGACATTCCCCGCGCACGGCTGGCAAGCGCAGAGCAGCAGTTGATGAACATGCAACTCGGCGATGCGGTGCGCAGCGCCGAAGCCGCCGAGGCCGCGCTGCCCAAGGGCACGCCCGACTGGCTGCGCGCGCAGGATATCGCCATGTCGGCGCGGGCAATGCTGGAACGCCAGAAGAAGTCGCGCTAG
- a CDS encoding alpha/beta hydrolase — protein sequence MIRATRGRLRMGWIGWTVVTFVLLAGLGFVAFRHALETNAVGVLNTADRLLNGGDGAIRQVAAVRYGADPAQKLEMFVPAAAREPLPIVVFVHGGSWASGDPHDYRFMARTLCAEGYAVVLAGYRLYPHARYPAMLEDGAAALRWVRDNAARLGGDPARIALMGHSAGAYNVVMLTLDRQWLRGAGVDEHAIRGTVSLAGPFDFLPFDSPATIHSFGKAPDPSMTQPINFVRADAPPMLLVTGDSDTRVKPRNSRRLARLLSDAGAPNQPVVLRGVTHESIIMAFARPFSRDRTVLDAVLPFLARVTARAPDAPASVAVQAAAR from the coding sequence ATGATACGGGCGACAAGGGGCAGGCTGCGGATGGGCTGGATCGGGTGGACGGTCGTGACGTTCGTCCTGCTGGCAGGCCTTGGCTTCGTCGCCTTCCGCCACGCGCTGGAGACCAACGCGGTCGGGGTGCTCAACACCGCAGACAGGCTGCTGAATGGCGGCGACGGCGCGATCCGGCAAGTCGCCGCAGTCCGCTATGGCGCGGACCCTGCGCAGAAGCTCGAAATGTTCGTGCCCGCCGCCGCGCGCGAGCCGCTTCCGATCGTGGTGTTCGTCCACGGTGGAAGCTGGGCAAGCGGGGATCCCCACGACTACCGGTTCATGGCGCGCACCCTTTGTGCCGAGGGCTATGCGGTGGTCCTTGCCGGTTACCGGCTCTACCCCCACGCCCGCTATCCCGCGATGCTGGAAGACGGCGCGGCGGCACTGCGCTGGGTGCGCGACAACGCGGCAAGACTTGGCGGGGACCCGGCGCGGATCGCGCTGATGGGTCATTCCGCGGGCGCCTACAACGTGGTCATGCTGACGCTCGACCGCCAGTGGCTGCGGGGGGCAGGGGTGGACGAACACGCCATCCGCGGCACGGTCTCGCTGGCGGGACCGTTCGATTTCCTGCCGTTCGATTCGCCCGCGACGATCCACAGCTTCGGCAAGGCGCCCGATCCGTCGATGACCCAGCCAATCAACTTCGTGCGCGCCGATGCCCCCCCGATGCTGCTGGTGACGGGGGACTCAGACACGCGGGTCAAGCCACGCAATTCCCGGCGGCTCGCCCGGTTGCTGAGCGACGCGGGCGCGCCAAACCAGCCAGTCGTCCTGCGCGGCGTCACGCACGAGAGCATCATCATGGCCTTCGCGCGGCCCTTCTCGCGCGACCGGACGGTGCTGGACGCGGTACTGCCGTTCCTGGCGCGGGTGACCGCCCGCGCGCCGGACGCGCCCGCTTCAGTTGCGGTTCAGGCGGCGGCCCGATAG